In Halogeometricum sp. S1BR25-6, a single genomic region encodes these proteins:
- a CDS encoding 2-amino-3,7-dideoxy-D-threo-hept-6-ulosonate synthase, producing MDVGITSRLERISTGGRYLVVPMDHGITLGPVKGLVDLETTVDAITRGGADAVLTQKGVARRVHPKKNGKGFIVHLNGSTVIGPESNDKRITGSVEEALRAGADAVSFHMNVGSEYEPDQITQLGELTEKAHRFGVPVLAMNYARGRDTDPHDAENLAHAVRLAEELGADVVKTAYSGNPDTFDRVCEATRLPVVIAGGSRGTDRQTIEMVRGAMDAGAAGVSMGRSIFQHDDPESITRAVSSVIHRDEDAETALHEAGLELEA from the coding sequence TCTCGACAGGGGGACGATACCTCGTCGTCCCGATGGACCACGGAATCACGCTCGGCCCGGTGAAGGGACTCGTCGACCTCGAAACGACCGTCGACGCCATCACGCGCGGCGGGGCGGACGCCGTCCTCACGCAGAAGGGCGTCGCGCGGCGCGTCCACCCCAAGAAGAACGGCAAGGGCTTCATCGTCCACCTGAACGGGTCGACGGTCATCGGCCCCGAATCGAACGACAAACGCATCACGGGTTCGGTCGAGGAAGCCCTCCGCGCCGGCGCCGACGCCGTCTCCTTCCACATGAACGTCGGCAGCGAGTACGAACCCGACCAGATAACTCAACTGGGCGAACTCACCGAGAAGGCCCACCGCTTCGGCGTCCCCGTCCTCGCGATGAACTACGCGCGCGGCCGCGACACCGACCCGCACGACGCCGAGAACCTCGCGCACGCCGTCCGCCTCGCCGAGGAACTCGGCGCCGACGTGGTGAAGACGGCCTACAGCGGTAACCCGGACACCTTCGACCGCGTCTGCGAGGCGACGCGCCTCCCCGTCGTCATCGCGGGCGGCAGTCGCGGGACGGACCGACAGACCATCGAGATGGTCCGCGGGGCGATGGACGCCGGCGCGGCCGGCGTCTCGATGGGTCGCTCCATCTTCCAGCACGACGACCCCGAGTCCATCACGCGCGCGGTGAGTTCGGTCATCCACCGCGACGAGGACGCCGAGACGGCCCTCCACGAGGCGGGCTTGGAACTCGAAGCGTAA
- a CDS encoding helix-turn-helix transcriptional regulator, which produces MDTALEEIEFLALSANRVQVLDALREGRQTRRELVERTGASQPTLGRILRDFTDRHWIERDGDGYAATATGRLVAAEFTDLLETLETEKKLREVVQWLLTEEMGFDLRRLSDATITTPSQTRPGAPVQRVLELLERAESVRIFSYAFNEQSLDVIRRRTVEEGQTFRGVFSPAAVDALAHDSALRRRLHELTDHEDAAVRLYDGEIPLAVTITDDVAHLFLRDENGLLRAAIDSDDPEVLAWAEARFERYWEESSSLDAEKLTE; this is translated from the coding sequence ATGGACACCGCGCTCGAAGAGATAGAGTTCCTGGCGCTGTCGGCCAACCGGGTGCAGGTGCTCGATGCGTTGCGCGAGGGCCGGCAGACGCGGCGCGAACTCGTCGAACGCACGGGGGCGTCTCAGCCGACGCTGGGACGCATCCTGCGTGATTTCACCGACCGGCACTGGATCGAACGCGACGGCGACGGCTACGCGGCGACGGCGACGGGGCGACTCGTCGCCGCGGAGTTCACCGACCTCCTGGAGACGCTGGAAACCGAGAAGAAACTCCGCGAGGTGGTGCAGTGGCTCCTCACCGAGGAGATGGGGTTCGACCTCCGGCGCCTCTCGGATGCGACCATCACGACGCCGAGTCAGACCCGCCCCGGCGCGCCGGTCCAGCGAGTGTTGGAACTGCTCGAACGCGCCGAGTCGGTTCGCATCTTCTCGTACGCGTTCAACGAACAGAGCCTCGACGTGATTCGCCGGCGGACCGTCGAGGAGGGACAGACGTTCCGAGGGGTGTTCTCGCCGGCGGCGGTGGACGCCCTCGCGCACGATTCCGCGCTTCGGCGCCGACTCCACGAACTGACCGACCACGAGGACGCCGCGGTGCGCCTGTACGACGGGGAGATTCCGCTGGCGGTGACGATAACCGACGACGTGGCGCACCTCTTCCTCCGCGACGAGAACGGCCTGCTCCGGGCGGCCATCGATTCGGACGACCCCGAGGTGCTGGCGTGGGCCGAAGCGCGGTTCGAGCGGTACTGGGAGGAGTCGTCGTCGCTGGACGCGGAGAAACTGACGGAGTAG